Proteins encoded by one window of Aspergillus puulaauensis MK2 DNA, chromosome 4, nearly complete sequence:
- a CDS encoding uncharacterized protein (COG:S;~EggNog:ENOG410Q26M) — protein sequence MRHVVVKELKWRVDETVKLLSIPDSTTQAVECQEQYVRPVSRDSQTGRWSATGEGRRTQATEDVIDIPFKINTASGMADVKLAAYSLDGEQQQRDMHGDRETRVIVVNHQLTVDIVTAEDTIDQVTGRLVDRKPLWKSFSVSCALPVYDPMSPNVDMPGFIFNEVPLPYDEESSPPAYADYCSAA from the coding sequence ATGCGACATGTTGTAGTGAAAGAACTGAAGTGGAGGGTGGACGAGACGGTCAAGTTGTTATCAATACCTGACAGCACAACGCAGGCAGTCGAGTGCCAGGAGCAATATGTCCGCCCGGTATCTCGAGATAGCCAGACTGGCCGGTGGAGTGCAACTGGGGAAGGTCGGAGGACGCAAGCGACAGAGGACGTGATAGATATTCCATTCAAAATCAACACCGCTTCAGGCATGGCAGACGTGAAATTGGCTGCATATAGCCTCGACGGtgaacagcaacagcgcgATATGCATGGAGATCGTGAAACAAGGGTAATTGTCGTCAATCACCAACTGACGGTGGATATCGTCACAGCAGAAGACACCATTGATCAGGTCACTGGCCGGCTGGTGGACCGAAAGCCCTTGTGGAAGTCGTTCAGTGTGTCCTGTGCACTACCTGTATATGACCCCATGTCACCAAATGTCGATATGCCAGGGTTTATCTTCAACGAAGTGCCCCTTCCGTATGATGAAGAGTCTAGCCCTCCTGCTTATGCAGATTATTGTTCTGCTGCTTGA
- a CDS encoding uncharacterized protein (COG:C,G;~EggNog:ENOG410PK3H) produces the protein MGEMAKGVGKGVGGVLLKPQAGLWGLIGYPLNGVSRSIEKSYGNNRQDYIIFSRIRQGDADLAAASEDEKTQILARWQALQLKRKQARARRAMPFH, from the exons ATGGGCGAGATGGCCAAGGGAGTTGGAAAAGGAGTCGGTGGTGTCCTCCTCAAGCCCCAGGCTG GTCTGTGGGGACTCATCGGATATCCCCTTAATGGCGTCTCCCGAAGCATTGAAAAGTCATACGGCAACAACCGACAGGACTACATTATCTTCTCGCGCATTCGACAGGGTGATGCGGACCTGGCAGCGGCctcggaggacgagaagacgCAGATTCTTGCCAGATGGCAAGCTTTGCAGCTAAAGCGCAAACAGGCTAGAGCCAGGAGAGCCATGCCATTTCATTAA